In the genome of Quercus robur chromosome 3, dhQueRobu3.1, whole genome shotgun sequence, one region contains:
- the LOC126719828 gene encoding uncharacterized protein LOC126719828, whose amino-acid sequence MGLKRKPPTTLLELLEGQPGKGTQGTPQSNAPSPPPSPQAIQTRSSSSKSQPQSPRPKLPASPPPALPPRPESTDSKRKRSPKGKETVDGGKSQPSKEREEAPRAKQLKVGHQSKGKETEVQPSQGKGKGIEAQSSPSAWLPARMLHRGPLLETASMRDLGDGEGGYVVDALGRTMLLPTDMDGLKKMRMQKALQATYRMKEEVNNKSKAAENERSKRLVAARTLQASEEDLAKAKAALTDAIRERDNASAGLTSAQKQADDQTKHLLEAEDQLRIAKELIDDLNKRLVTAEHDKGVAEYACDEAIRAKREAELYCSQVWEEALKRAGVNASSDLWKADNIFYPTAIREATSTSSVVVNDQPEEGLTQSETVQVGASPDLEVPKEVAEPVVSTQMLNAEEPAILAQPLQAIPLTVVPKSTDTDPVQPSSEGTILQDVEADPVPPSQDVADAKLKK is encoded by the exons ATGGGACTCAAGAGGAAGCCCCCGACCACCCTACTTGAACTCCTCGAGGGTCAACCAGGGAAGGGTACGCAGGGAACGCCACAATCCAATGCTCCTTCCCCACCACCTTCGCCCCAGGCTATCCAGACTAGGTCATCCTCCTCAAAGTCACAGCCACAATCCCCTCGCCCCAAACTTCCTGCCTCTCCCCCACCAGCTCTGCCTCCTCGGCCGGAGAGCACTGATtcaaagaggaagaggagtCCCAAGGGTAAGGAAACCGTGGATGGGGGAAAGTCCCAACCTTCTAAGGAGAGGGAGGAAGCCCCGCGTGCGAAGCAATTAAAGGTTGGGCACCAAAGCAAGGGTAAGGAGACCGAAGTCCAACCTTCCCAAGGCAAGGGAAAGGGGATCGAGGCCCAATCCTCGCCAAGCGCTTGGCTTCCCGCCCGAATGCTCCACAGGGGTCCACTGCTGGAGACCGCGTCCATGAGGGACCTTGGAGATGGCGAGGGTGGTTACGTGGTAGACGCACTAGGGAGAACCATGCTACTTCCCACCGACATGGATGggttgaagaaaatgaggatgcaGAAG GCTctccaggccacctataggatgAAGGAAGAGGTGAACAATAAGAGTAAGGCAGCCGAGAATGAACGCTCTAAGCGCTTAGTGGCCGCGCGGACTCTCCAAGCTTCTGAGGAGGACCTCGCCAAGGCCAAGGCTGCCCTAACAGACGCTATCCGAGAAAGGGACAATGCCTCCGCGGGTTTGACTAGCGCTCAAAAACAGGCCGATGATCAAACAAAACATCTGCTAGAAGCCGAGGATCAGTTGCGAATAGCCAAGGAGCTGATCGATGACTTAAATAAAAGACTGGTCACGGCAGAGCATGACAAAGGTGTGGCGGAGTATGCTTGTGACGAAGCCATAAGGGCCAAGCGGGAGGCCGA GCTttactgctcccaggtttgggaagaggcctTGAAGCGAGCTGGGGTGAATGCTTCATCCGATTTGTGGAAGGCGGATAACATATTCTACCCGACAGCCATCCGTGAGGCCACCTCCACGAGCTCCGTGGTTGTGAACGACCAACCCGAGGAAGGGCTCACTCAGTCAGAAACCGTACAGGTCGGCGCCTCTCCTG ATCTCGAGGTACCCAAAGAGGTTGCTGAGCCTGTGGTTAGCACTCAGATGCTTAATGCTGAGGAGCCAGCCATACTTGCCCAGCCCCTACAGGCAATTCCTCTTACTGTGGTCCCTAAGAGTACCGACACTGACCCTGTTCAGCCTTCCTCAGAAGGGACTATCCTCCAGGACGTTGAAGCTGATCCCGTTCCGCCTTCCCAGGACGTGGCCGAcgcaaaattaaagaaatag
- the LOC126718494 gene encoding probable nucleoredoxin 1 → MAGGENVTEIVIDDEAHDFSSLLSSSERDFLVCNNGDQVKIETLKGKKLALYFSASWCGPCRRFTPTLIEVYNELSSKGDFEVIFVSGYEDEESFKGYFSKMPWLAIPFSDSETRDRLDELFQVRGIPHCVILDEDGKVVSDNGVEIIQEYGIEVYPFTQQKIKDLKDQEEAARKNQSLRSILVSRSRDFVISSDGKKVPVSELEGKTVGLYFSLFSYQACDDFTPKLDEVYEKLKAKGENFEIVLIPLEEDEESFNQGFKSLHWFALPVKDKSCQKLARYFELATLPTLVIIGPDGKTLQSNVAEAIDEHGVLAYPFTPERFTELAEVEKAKQEAQTLESILVSGDQDFVIGKDGVKIPVTDLVGKNILLYFSAHWCPPCRAFLPKLMDAYHKIKAKDDAFEVIFISYDWDQASFDEFFSGMPWLALPFGDPRKASLSRTFKVCGIPLLVAIGPSGKTVTKEARDIIMIHGADAYPFTDERLKEIEAEIEELAKGWPEKLKHKLHEEHELVLARRRVYNCDGCDEEGHVWSYYCDKCDFDLHPKCALKEDKGANDDSKEEENPHEGWNCDGETCVKV, encoded by the exons ATGGCAGGTGGTG AAAACGTTACCGAGATTGTGATCGACGACGAAGCTCACGACTTTAGCTCGCTACTCTCTTCTTCTGAGAGAGACTTTCTTGTCTGCAACAATGGCGATCAG GTTAAAATTGAGACCCTGAAGGGGAAGAAGTTGGCATTGTATTTTTCAGCATCATGGTGTGGCCCCTGTCGCCGATTCACCCCAACGTTAATTGAGGTGTACAATGAACTCTCTTCAAAAGGTGATTTTGAGGTCATTTTTGTCTCGGGTTATGAAGATGAGGAGTCCTTCAAAGGGTACTTCTCCAAGATGCCATGGCTTGCAATCCCATTTTCAGATTCAGAGACACGTGATCGCTTGGATGAATTGTTTCAGGTTAGAGGCATACCTCACTGTGTAATCCTTGATGAAGATGGGAAAGTTGTGAGTGACAATGGAGTTGAGATCATTCAGGAGTATGGAATTGAAGTGTATCCTTTCACACAACAAAAGATCAAAGATTTGAAAGATCAAGAGGAAGCAGCCAGGAAGAATCAGTCCTTGAGATCTATCTTGGTATCCCGCTCACGTGACTTTGTCATTTCATCTGATGGAAAGAAG GTGCCTGTCTCTGAACTTGAAGGAAAGACAGTAGGTCTGTATTTCTCATTGTTCTCGTACCAGGCTTGTGATGATTTTACTCCAAAACTTgatgaggtttatgaaaaattgaaagcaAAGGGAGAGAACTTTGAGATTGTGTTGATACCacttgaagaagatgaggaATCATTCAATCAAGGCTTCAAAAGCTTGCATTGGTTTGCACTACCTGTCAAGGACAAGAGCTGTCAAAAGCTGGCTCGGTACTTTGAGCTCGCAACCCTCCCCACTTTGGTTATTATAGGGCCAGATGGGAAGACTCTTCAATCCAATGTTGCTGAAGCAATTGACGAACATGGGGTTCTGGCATACCCGTTCACGCCAGAAAGGTTCACAGAGCTTGCTGAGGTGGAGAAGGCAAAACAGGAAGCTCAAACCCTGGAGTCAATTTTGGTTTCAGGAGATCAAGATTTTGTCATTGGAAAAGATGGAGTCAAG ATTCCAGTAACAGATTTAGTGGGAAAGAACATCCTACTTTACTTCTCAGCACATTGGTGCCCTCCATGTCGCGCCTTTCTACCAAAACTTATGGATGCATACCACAAGATCAAAGCAAAGGATGACGCCTTTGAAGTGATTTTCATCTCTTATGACTGGGACCAAGcctcttttgatgaattcttttCAGGAATGCCATGGCTAGCGCTTCCCTTTGGTGATCCTAGGAAGGCATCCTTGAGTCGCACTTTCAAGGTCTGTGGCATTCCCCTGCTTGTAGCCATTGGACCAAGTGGCAAGACTGTCACAAAAGAAGCTCGAGATATTATAATGATTCATGGGGCTGATGCTTATCCTTTTACTGATGAGCGGTTGAAGGAGATTGAGGCAGAAATTGAGGAGTTGGCAAAGGGGTGGCCTGAGAAGTTGAAACACAAACTCCATGAGGAGCATGAGCTTGTGCTTGCTCGTCGTAGGGTTTATAATTGTGATGGGTGTGATGAGGAGGGACATGTCTGGTCATATTACTGTGATAAGTGTGACTTTGATCTTCATCCAAAGTGTGCCTTGAAAGAAGACAAAGGAGCCAATGATGATTCCAAGGAGGAAGAAAATCCCCACGAAGGATGGAACTGCGATGGAGAAACCTGCGTCAAAGTTTAA
- the LOC126718493 gene encoding probable nucleoredoxin 1 translates to MAGGGEENVTEIVINDEAHDFRSILSSSERDFLVRNNGDQVKIESLNRKKLALYFSASWCGPCRRFTPILIEVYNELSSKGDFEVIFVSGDEDEESFKGYFSKMPWLAIPFSDSETRDRLDELFQVRGIPHCVILDEDGKVLSDNGVEIIQEYGIEVYPFTQQKIKDLKDQEEAARKNQSLRSILVSRSRDFVISSDGKKVPVSELEGKTVGLYFSLFSYKACDDFTPKLDEVYEKLKAKGENFEIVLIPLEEDEESFNQGFKSLHWFALPVKDKSCQKLARYFELATLPTLVIIGPDGKTLQSNVAEAIDEHGVLAYPFTPERFTELAEVEKAKQEAQTLESILVSGDQDFVIGKDGVKIPVTDLVGKNILLYFSAHWCPPCRAFLPKLMDAYHKIKAKDDAFEVIFISSDRDQASFDEFFSGMPWLALPFGDPRKASLSRTFKVHGIPLLVAVGPSGKTVTKEARDIIMIHGADAYPFTDERLKEIEAQIEELAKGWPEKLKHKLHEEHELVLARRRIYTCDGCGEEGNVWSYYCDECDFDLHPKCALKEEKGANDDSKEEENPHEGWNCDGETCFKV, encoded by the exons ATGGCAGGTGGTGGTGAAGAAAACGTTACCGAGATTGTGATCAACGACGAAGCTCACGACTTTCGCTCGATACTCTCTTCTTCTGAGAGAGACTTTCTTGTCCGCAACAATGGCGATCAG GTTAAAATTGAGAGCTTGAACAGGAAGAAGTTGGCATTGTATTTTTCAGCATCATGGTGTGGCCCCTGTCGCCGATTTACCCCAATTTTAATTGAGGTGTACAATGAACTCTCTTCAAAAGGTGATTTTGAGGTCATTTTTGTCTCGGGTGATGAAGATGAGGAGTCCTTCAAAGGGTACTTCTCCAAGATGCCATGGCTTGCAATCCCATTTTCAGATTCAGAGACACGTGATCGCTTGGATGAATTGTTTCAGGTTAGAGGCATACCTCACTGTGTAATCCTTGATGAAGATGGGAAAGTTTTGAGTGACAATGGAGTTGAGATCATTCAGGAGTATGGAATTGAAGTGTATCCTTTCACACAACAAAAGATCAAAGATTTGAAAGATCAAGAGGAAGCAGCCAGGAAGAATCAGTCCTTGAGATCTATCTTGGTATCCCGCTCACGTGACTTTGTCATTTCATCTGATGGAAAGAAG GTGCCTGTCTCTGAACTTGAAGGAAAGACAGTAGGTCTGTATTTCTCATTGTTCTCGTACAAGGCTTGTGATGATTTTACTCCAAAACTTgatgaggtttatgaaaaattgaaagcaAAGGGAGAGAACTTTGAGATTGTGTTGATACCACTTGAAGAGGATGAGGAATCATTCAATCAAGGCTTCAAAAGCTTGCATTGGTTTGCACTACCTGTCAAGGACAAGAGCTGTCAAAAGCTGGCTCGGTACTTTGAGCTCGCAACCCTCCCCACTTTGGTTATTATAGGGCCAGATGGGAAGACTCTTCAATCCAATGTTGCTGAAGCAATTGACGAACATGGGGTTCTGGCATACCCGTTCACGCCAGAAAGGTTCACAGAGCTTGCTGAGGTGGAGAAGGCAAAACAGGAAGCTCAAACCCTGGAGTCAATTTTGGTTTCAGGAGATCAAGATTTTGTCATTGGAAAAGATGGAGTCAAG ATTCCAGTAACAGATTTAGTGGGAAAAAACATCCTACTTTACTTCTCAGCACATTGGTGCCCTCCATGTCGCGCCTTTCTACCAAAACTTATGGATGCATACCACAAGATCAAGGCAAAGGATGATGCCTTTGAAGTGATTTTCATCTCTAGTGACAGGGACCAAGcctcttttgatgaattcttttCAGGAATGCCTTGGCTAGCGCTTCCCTTTGGTGATCCTAGGAAGGCATCCTTGAGTCGTACTTTCAAGGTCCATGGCATTCCCCTGCTTGTAGCCGTTGGACCAAGTGGCAAGACTGTCACGAAAGAAGCTCGAGATATTATAATGATTCATGGGGCTGATGCTTATCCTTTTACTGATGAGCGGTTGAAGGAGATTGAGGCACAAATTGAGGAGTTGGCAAAGGGGTGGCCTGAGAAGTTGAAACACAAACTTCATGAGGAGCACGAGCTTGTGCTTGCTCGTCGTAGGATTTATACATGTGATGGGTGTGGTGAGGAGGGAAATGTCTGGTCATATTACTGTGATGAGTGTGACTTTGATCTTCATCCAAAGTGTGccttgaaagaagaaaaaggagccAATGATGATTCCAAGGAGGAAGAAAATCCCCACGAAGGATGGAACTGCGATGGAGAAACCTGCTTCAAAGTTTAA